A portion of the Caenorhabditis elegans chromosome III genome contains these proteins:
- the pan-1 gene encoding P-granule-associated novel protein 1 (Confirmed by transcript evidence), with amino-acid sequence MRSLLSFVLLALARIAISEETKSCIDIEKGFKEEFNAHKQPVCICADNGIFSTVKGFTIECESASIASVSENLASLNGTELGRLTIRDSTVNVLPQDLFENVFAKQVKLERCGLSTLQPNSFQSLGGSAELLSLRENRIKKLEKGLFTGLKSLKTLDLAMNKIQEIDVGAFEELKKVEELLLNENDIRVLKTGTFDGMKNLKKLTLQNCNLEIIQKGAFRGLNSLEQLILSNNNLENIDWTIFSALKNLRVLDLGSNKISNVEMKSFPKLEKLVLNNNTIDSMKSIKLKDLPSLVVALFDRNKIESIGDMDMFGLTRSDRIETLSLARNNLSQISPKAFQHTPNLITLLLQYNQIEELSSHSPSQVRTPFLASLKKLVTLQLSSNNLSVIRSDELPKSLSSLALDHNVISKIEARALEGMEIKRLYLHSNKLNYLYQGTFDSFSPKSVEAVDVSLNPWVCVCNDPKEWLPRWLEASEEADVAEGALGCLAIPNCGQKEGSTVMPEEEEVYRSGWITVAATILTIVTIVIMVIIAMLYFKDARYQFPLRGRRSDSDLHKLIENDPLNIASDSILVVPAMPKRNTGPKKTVRFQNF; translated from the exons ATGCGAAGCTTACTCAGCTTCGTCCTCCTGGCACTGGCCAGGATAGcaatttcagaagaaacaaaaagttgtATTGATATTGAGAAAGGATTCAAAGAAGAATTTAATGCACACAAACAG CCAGTATGCATCTGCGCCGACAACGGAATTTTCAGCACGGTCAAAGGATTTACTATAGA atgCGAATCCGCTTCAATTGCATctgtatctgaaaatttggcttcACTGAATGGCACAGAATTGGGACGTCTCACAATAAGAGATTCTACAGTTAATGTTCTTCCACAGGATCTTTTTGAGAAT gtctTCGCTAAACAAGTTAAACTCGAACGATGTGGTCTTTCAACTCTTCAACCAAATTCCTTCCAATCCCTTGGAGGATCAGCTGAATTATTATCTCTCCGCGAAAACAGAattaaaaaactggaaaaggGACTTTTCACTGGACTTAAAAGTCTCAAAACTCTTGATTTGGCAATGAATAAGATTCAAGAAATTGATGTTGGAGCATTtgaggaattgaaaaaagttgaagaactTTTACTCAATGAAAATGATATTcgagttttgaaaactggaacATTTGATGGAatgaagaatttgaagaagTTGACACTTCAAAATTGCAATCTTGAGATTATTCAAAa aggaGCATTCCGTGGTCTTAACTCTCTCGAACAGCTTATTCTATCAAATAACAATCTTGAGAACATTGACTGGACAATCTTCTCAGCCTTGAAGAATCTTCGTGTACTTGATTTGGGATCAAACAAGATTTCCAATGTTGAGATGAAATCGTTCCCAAAACTTGAGAAATTGGTTCTCAACAATAATACTATTGATTCAATGAAATCTATTAAGCTGAAGG aTCTTCCATCTCTCGTTGTCGCCCTATTCGATCGCAATAAGATTGAATCAATCGGTGATATGGATATGTTTGGATTAACAAGATCTGATAGAATTGAAACATTATCCCTTGCAAGAAATAATTTAAGTCAAATCAGTCCAAAAGCATTTCAACACACTCCTAATTTGATCACACTTCTTCTCCAATATAATCAAATCGAGGAACTTTCAAGCC attcccCCTCCCAAGTCCGTACTCCATTCCTCGCATCTCTCAAGAAACTTGTCACTCTTCAACTCTCGTCCAATAATCTTTCAGTTATCCGTTCTGATGAGCTTCCAAAATCTTTGTCCAGTTTGGCACTTGATCATAATGTCATCTCAAAG ATCGAGGCTCGCGCATTGGAAGGAATGGAAATCAAGAGATTGTATTTACACAGTAATAAGCTTAACTATTTGTATCAAGGAACATTTGACTCATTCTCACCAAAATCTGTGGAGGCGGTTGATGTTTCAT TGAATCCATGGGTTTGCGTGTGCAACGACCCGAAAGAATGGCTTCCACGATGGCTTGAGGCATCTGAGGAGGCAGATGTTGCTGAAGGAGCACTCGGATGCTTGGCAATCCCAAATTGCGGACAGAAAGAAGGATCCACAGTAATGCCAGAAGAGGAAGAAGTTTATCGATCTggatggattactgtagctgcCACCATTTTGACAATTGTCACAATTGTTATTATGGTCATTATTGCTATGCTTTATTTCAAGGATGCTAGATACCAG ttcccaCTTCGCGGTCGTCGTTCTGATTCTGATCTTCATAAACTGATTGAGAATGATCCATTGAACATCGCATCTGACTCAATTCTCGTCGTTCCAGCAATGCCAAAGAGGAATACTGGGCCGAAGAAGACTGTACgattccagaatttttaa
- the pan-1 gene encoding P-granule-associated novel protein 1 (Partially confirmed by transcript evidence): MPEEEEVYRSGWITVAATILTIVTIVIMVIIAMLYFKDARYQFPLRGRRSDSDLHKLIENDPLNIASDSILVVPAMPKRNTGPKKTVRFQNF; the protein is encoded by the exons ATGCCAGAAGAGGAAGAAGTTTATCGATCTggatggattactgtagctgcCACCATTTTGACAATTGTCACAATTGTTATTATGGTCATTATTGCTATGCTTTATTTCAAGGATGCTAGATACCAG ttcccaCTTCGCGGTCGTCGTTCTGATTCTGATCTTCATAAACTGATTGAGAATGATCCATTGAACATCGCATCTGACTCAATTCTCGTCGTTCCAGCAATGCCAAAGAGGAATACTGGGCCGAAGAAGACTGTACgattccagaatttttaa
- the pan-1 gene encoding P-granule-associated novel protein 1 (Confirmed by transcript evidence) gives MDMFGLTRSDRIETLSLARNNLSQISPKAFQHTPNLITLLLQYNQIEELSSHSPSQVRTPFLASLKKLVTLQLSSNNLSVIRSDELPKSLSSLALDHNVISKIEARALEGMEIKRLYLHSNKLNYLYQGTFDSFSPKSVEAVDVSLNPWVCVCNDPKEWLPRWLEASEEADVAEGALGCLAIPNCGQKEGSTVMPEEEEVYRSGWITVAATILTIVTIVIMVIIAMLYFKDARYQFPLRGRRSDSDLHKLIENDPLNIASDSILVVPAMPKRNTGPKKTVRFQNF, from the exons ATGGATATGTTTGGATTAACAAGATCTGATAGAATTGAAACATTATCCCTTGCAAGAAATAATTTAAGTCAAATCAGTCCAAAAGCATTTCAACACACTCCTAATTTGATCACACTTCTTCTCCAATATAATCAAATCGAGGAACTTTCAAGCC attcccCCTCCCAAGTCCGTACTCCATTCCTCGCATCTCTCAAGAAACTTGTCACTCTTCAACTCTCGTCCAATAATCTTTCAGTTATCCGTTCTGATGAGCTTCCAAAATCTTTGTCCAGTTTGGCACTTGATCATAATGTCATCTCAAAG ATCGAGGCTCGCGCATTGGAAGGAATGGAAATCAAGAGATTGTATTTACACAGTAATAAGCTTAACTATTTGTATCAAGGAACATTTGACTCATTCTCACCAAAATCTGTGGAGGCGGTTGATGTTTCAT TGAATCCATGGGTTTGCGTGTGCAACGACCCGAAAGAATGGCTTCCACGATGGCTTGAGGCATCTGAGGAGGCAGATGTTGCTGAAGGAGCACTCGGATGCTTGGCAATCCCAAATTGCGGACAGAAAGAAGGATCCACAGTAATGCCAGAAGAGGAAGAAGTTTATCGATCTggatggattactgtagctgcCACCATTTTGACAATTGTCACAATTGTTATTATGGTCATTATTGCTATGCTTTATTTCAAGGATGCTAGATACCAG ttcccaCTTCGCGGTCGTCGTTCTGATTCTGATCTTCATAAACTGATTGAGAATGATCCATTGAACATCGCATCTGACTCAATTCTCGTCGTTCCAGCAATGCCAAAGAGGAATACTGGGCCGAAGAAGACTGTACgattccagaatttttaa